The proteins below come from a single Kitasatospora sp. NBC_00315 genomic window:
- the lepB gene encoding signal peptidase I has translation MTSDLAGPPGTGHRRRGAPVDRPRRAGGGTGSRRAARRRRPWWVELPVMVVVGLVVALTIKTCLFQVFTIPSGSMENTLRIGDRVAVNKLSPLLGWEPSNGEPVVFKDPGDWLPPRSTGAGNPVTDAVGSALSFVGLVPPKDDNYLVKRVIATGGQRVQCAGTTLTVDGAAVSEPYLFPGDDSCAGLDFGPITVPADHVWVEGDHRSDSADSRYHQQQPGGGAVPVADVVGPVSAVAWPVTHFDWFGWTGR, from the coding sequence ATGACCTCCGACCTGGCCGGCCCGCCCGGCACCGGCCACCGTCGCCGCGGCGCGCCCGTGGACCGCCCGCGCCGGGCCGGCGGTGGCACCGGATCCCGCCGGGCGGCGCGCCGCCGCCGGCCGTGGTGGGTGGAGCTCCCCGTGATGGTCGTGGTCGGCCTGGTCGTCGCGCTGACCATCAAGACCTGCCTGTTCCAGGTGTTCACCATCCCCTCCGGTTCGATGGAGAACACCCTGCGGATCGGCGACCGGGTGGCGGTCAACAAGCTCTCGCCGCTTCTCGGCTGGGAGCCGAGCAACGGCGAACCGGTGGTCTTCAAGGACCCGGGCGACTGGCTGCCGCCGCGGAGCACCGGTGCCGGGAACCCGGTCACCGACGCGGTGGGAAGCGCGCTGAGCTTCGTCGGCCTGGTGCCGCCGAAGGACGACAACTACCTGGTGAAGCGGGTCATCGCGACCGGCGGCCAGCGGGTCCAGTGCGCGGGGACGACACTGACGGTCGACGGAGCTGCGGTCAGCGAGCCGTACCTGTTCCCCGGCGACGACTCGTGCGCCGGGCTGGACTTCGGCCCGATCACCGTGCCGGCGGACCACGTCTGGGTCGAGGGCGACCACCGCAGCGACTCGGCCGACTCCCGCTACCACCAGCAGCAGCCCGGGGGCGGCGCCGTTCCGGTGGCCGACGTGGTCGGTCCGGTGTCAGCCGTGGCGTGGCCGGTCACCCACTTCGACTGGTTCGGCTGGACGGGCCGCTGA
- a CDS encoding EamA family transporter: MHSSQPHPRGASGRSLGLTLALVSAVAFGGSGAAAKPLIQAGLSPLHTVWLRVTGAALVLLPLAWRHRSAVRQRPMLLLGFGLLAVGGVQACYFAAISRIPVGVALLIEYLGPPLLLGYVRFVQRRPVNRSAALGAGVAVTGLACVVEVWHGLTFDALGVLFALGAACCQVGYFVLADAGSRGERRVDPIAVSAYGLLIGAAVLTAVTRPWDADWGVLGRDVVMNGHTLPALVPALWMILVATVLAYLTGVVAVRHLSPAVAGVVANLEAVVATVLAWVLLGEHLGPAQITGGLLVLAGAFAAQIGTPSGSAPEAGPKVPPGPQVAPGPDPLPAPDMLPSPQVAPGGGRGEASTPVVPLVSGPSSRTSRSG; the protein is encoded by the coding sequence ATGCACAGCTCACAGCCCCACCCTCGCGGCGCGTCGGGCCGATCACTCGGCCTGACACTCGCGCTGGTCTCCGCCGTCGCCTTCGGCGGCTCCGGCGCGGCCGCCAAGCCCCTCATCCAGGCCGGACTCTCCCCGCTGCACACGGTCTGGCTGCGGGTGACCGGCGCGGCCCTCGTGCTCCTCCCGCTGGCCTGGCGGCACCGGAGCGCGGTCCGGCAACGGCCGATGCTGCTGCTGGGCTTCGGGCTGCTGGCCGTGGGCGGTGTGCAGGCCTGCTACTTCGCCGCGATCTCGCGGATCCCGGTCGGCGTCGCGCTGCTGATCGAGTACCTCGGCCCGCCGCTGCTGCTGGGCTACGTGCGCTTCGTGCAACGCCGGCCGGTGAACCGCAGCGCGGCCCTGGGTGCGGGCGTCGCCGTCACCGGACTGGCCTGCGTGGTCGAGGTCTGGCACGGCCTGACCTTCGACGCGCTCGGCGTGCTGTTCGCCCTCGGCGCCGCCTGCTGCCAGGTCGGCTACTTCGTGCTGGCCGACGCGGGCAGCCGGGGCGAGCGCCGGGTCGACCCGATCGCGGTCAGCGCGTACGGCCTGCTGATCGGCGCCGCCGTGCTCACCGCGGTCACCCGTCCGTGGGACGCCGACTGGGGTGTGCTCGGGCGGGACGTGGTGATGAACGGGCACACGCTGCCCGCGCTCGTCCCGGCGCTCTGGATGATCCTGGTGGCCACCGTGCTCGCCTACCTGACCGGGGTGGTGGCCGTCCGGCACCTCTCACCGGCCGTGGCCGGGGTGGTGGCCAACCTGGAGGCCGTGGTCGCCACCGTGCTCGCCTGGGTCCTGCTGGGCGAGCACCTCGGCCCGGCACAGATCACGGGCGGGCTGCTCGTCCTGGCGGGCGCCTTCGCGGCCCAGATCGGCACGCCGAGCGGGTCGGCCCCGGAGGCCGGACCGAAGGTGCCGCCCGGACCGCAGGTGGCACCCGGGCCCGACCCGCTGCCCGCGCCCGACATGCTGCCCTCACCGCAGGTGGCGCCCGGTGGCGGCCGCGGAGAGGCGAGCACGCCCGTCGTGCCGCTCGTCAGCGGCCCGTCCAGCCGAACCAGTCGAAGTGGGTGA
- a CDS encoding transglycosylase domain-containing protein produces the protein MPSQKTLSKQRPRRSGVRRLLPGWRLTLGGLVAAVLLGIGAFVLGVTLVQVPDAHAAATAQSNTWLYRDGSVIARTGQTNRQNVGLDKVSPAAQQAALAAEDRNFYHEGAVNVAGLARAAFNTAKGEGTQGGSTITQQYVKNTYLTQKQSVTRKVKELFIALKVDATETKDDVLSGYLNTSYYGRGAYGIQAGAQAYFGVDASALTPAQGAYLAAVLNAPSAYDVSTATPTGKQNALNRWNYVLDGMVKENWLSADERAAVTFPEVKAPQAAPGLEGQAGYLVNAARDYLTSHRIISEAALAKGGYTVKLTVDPAREQDLQNAVRSQLTANLKPGTRAADANAQAGAASVDPKTGAVLALYGGTDYTEHFVDNSARRDYQAGSTFKAIALAAALDSNAKTQSGQSVGPRTVYDGTSGRKVRGATGTPYAPPNEGGKDYGQVTLQQATDWSVNSVFAQLAQDTGLAKVRDTAVALGLPADTPGLAAQPSLPLGVATPSVLDMAGVYATLDNGGRQITPWLVQSVDFEGQQTALPAPQVEQVISERTANRVTAMLQGVVDDPGGTGYRAQALNRPVAGKTGTTDDQKSVWFVGYTPDLVTSVALFGQDPVTGKQVSLAGTGGLTGAAGGQYPAQIWTAYMKAALKGQPVADFTGAGSGTDSGAAAGASGTPSTGASPSPTASEPASAAPTTGAGTSGQGTPGQGGSGGSDPGWSQGSSGQGSSGQSSPTATARPSRTPSSAPTPGASVAPDAGASGNPKAPAGAGAAGQAANGAAVGGG, from the coding sequence GTGCCCTCCCAGAAGACCCTCTCGAAGCAGCGCCCCCGCCGTAGCGGCGTACGGCGGCTGCTCCCCGGCTGGCGGCTGACCCTGGGCGGCCTGGTCGCCGCGGTGCTGCTCGGGATCGGCGCCTTCGTCCTCGGCGTGACGCTGGTGCAGGTCCCCGACGCGCACGCGGCCGCGACCGCCCAGAGCAACACCTGGCTCTACCGGGACGGCTCGGTGATCGCCCGGACCGGCCAGACCAACCGGCAGAACGTCGGCCTGGACAAGGTCTCCCCCGCCGCGCAGCAAGCCGCGCTGGCCGCCGAGGACCGGAACTTCTACCACGAGGGCGCGGTCAACGTGGCCGGCCTGGCCCGGGCCGCGTTCAACACCGCCAAGGGCGAGGGCACCCAGGGCGGCTCCACGATCACCCAGCAGTACGTGAAGAACACCTACCTGACCCAGAAGCAGAGCGTCACCCGCAAGGTGAAGGAACTGTTCATCGCGCTCAAGGTGGACGCCACCGAGACCAAGGACGACGTCCTCTCGGGCTACCTCAACACCTCCTACTACGGGCGCGGCGCGTACGGGATCCAGGCCGGCGCGCAGGCCTACTTCGGGGTGGACGCCTCCGCGCTGACCCCGGCGCAGGGCGCCTACCTGGCGGCGGTGCTGAACGCCCCGAGCGCCTACGACGTCTCCACCGCGACGCCGACCGGCAAGCAGAACGCGCTGAACCGCTGGAACTACGTGCTGGACGGGATGGTCAAGGAGAACTGGCTCTCCGCGGACGAGCGGGCCGCCGTCACCTTCCCCGAGGTCAAGGCGCCGCAGGCGGCCCCGGGCCTGGAGGGCCAGGCCGGCTACCTGGTGAACGCGGCCAGGGACTACCTCACCTCGCACCGGATCATCAGTGAGGCCGCGCTCGCCAAGGGCGGCTACACGGTCAAGCTGACCGTGGACCCCGCGCGCGAGCAGGACCTCCAGAACGCCGTCCGGAGCCAGCTGACCGCCAACCTCAAGCCGGGCACCCGGGCGGCCGACGCCAACGCCCAGGCGGGCGCCGCCTCGGTGGACCCGAAGACCGGCGCGGTCCTCGCCCTGTACGGCGGCACCGACTACACCGAGCACTTCGTCGACAACTCCGCCCGGCGCGACTACCAGGCCGGCTCCACCTTCAAGGCGATCGCCCTGGCCGCGGCCCTCGACAGCAACGCGAAGACGCAGTCCGGGCAGAGTGTCGGCCCCCGTACCGTCTACGACGGCACCAGTGGCCGCAAGGTGCGCGGCGCGACCGGCACGCCGTACGCGCCGCCGAACGAGGGCGGCAAGGACTACGGGCAGGTCACCCTGCAGCAGGCCACCGACTGGTCGGTGAACTCCGTGTTCGCCCAGCTCGCGCAGGACACCGGCCTGGCGAAGGTCCGGGACACCGCCGTCGCGCTCGGCCTGCCGGCCGACACCCCGGGGCTGGCGGCCCAGCCCTCACTGCCGCTGGGCGTGGCCACGCCCAGCGTGCTGGACATGGCCGGCGTGTACGCCACGCTGGACAACGGCGGGCGGCAGATCACCCCCTGGCTGGTCCAGTCGGTGGACTTCGAGGGGCAGCAGACCGCGCTCCCCGCGCCGCAGGTCGAGCAGGTGATCAGCGAGCGGACCGCGAACCGGGTCACCGCGATGCTCCAGGGCGTCGTGGACGACCCGGGCGGCACCGGCTACCGGGCCCAGGCACTGAACCGGCCGGTGGCCGGCAAGACCGGCACCACCGACGACCAGAAGTCGGTCTGGTTCGTCGGCTACACCCCCGACCTGGTCACCTCGGTGGCGCTGTTCGGCCAGGACCCGGTCACCGGCAAGCAGGTCAGCCTGGCGGGCACCGGTGGACTCACCGGCGCTGCCGGCGGGCAGTACCCGGCGCAGATCTGGACGGCCTACATGAAGGCCGCGCTGAAGGGGCAGCCGGTGGCGGACTTCACCGGCGCGGGCAGCGGCACCGACAGCGGCGCCGCCGCCGGGGCGTCCGGCACTCCGAGCACCGGCGCCTCACCCTCTCCGACGGCCTCCGAGCCGGCCTCCGCCGCTCCCACGACCGGCGCCGGTACCTCCGGCCAGGGCACGCCGGGCCAGGGCGGCTCCGGCGGCTCCGACCCGGGGTGGTCCCAGGGCTCCTCCGGGCAGGGTTCCTCCGGGCAGTCCTCCCCGACCGCCACCGCACGGCCGAGCCGGACGCCGTCCTCGGCGCCGACCCCGGGCGCGAGCGTCGCGCCCGACGCCGGGGCGAGCGGCAACCCCAAGGCGCCCGCCGGAGCCGGTGCGGCCGGGCAGGCCGCCAACGGCGCCGCGGTCGGCGGCGGCTAG
- a CDS encoding alpha/beta fold hydrolase gives MAAQFVRIDGLPLHVCREGAGPVCVLSGGLGSSWFDWDLVVPLLTPYRTVVRFDRPGYGLSAPSERIPTAAGEAARIRAVLDALGLTGRCTVAGHSLAAFHVEAFARLQPGRTAGLVLLDGSFEPDPAPRPAPALRDLTARTAAGAATALAVPYLLGPAARRLAARENTVCGEDLAPAALVRRCYRTGRALRAALRENTTYLDVAAELAELRRWAPLPDAPVTVLAADDGRDAPRTHRGLARQRALATVLRAEFRTTAPAGHLLMFDRPDSVARAVLDTA, from the coding sequence ATGGCCGCGCAGTTCGTCCGGATCGACGGCCTGCCCCTGCACGTGTGCCGCGAGGGCGCCGGTCCGGTCTGCGTGCTCAGCGGCGGCCTCGGCAGCAGCTGGTTCGACTGGGATCTCGTGGTCCCGCTGCTCACCCCCTACCGCACCGTGGTCCGCTTCGACCGTCCCGGCTACGGCCTCAGCGCGCCCTCGGAGCGGATCCCGACCGCCGCCGGGGAGGCCGCCCGGATCCGTGCGGTGCTGGACGCGCTCGGCCTGACCGGCCGCTGCACGGTGGCGGGCCACTCGCTCGCCGCCTTCCACGTGGAGGCGTTCGCCCGGCTGCAGCCCGGGCGCACCGCCGGCCTCGTCCTGCTGGACGGCAGCTTCGAGCCGGACCCGGCCCCGCGGCCCGCCCCTGCCCTGCGCGACCTGACAGCGCGTACGGCCGCCGGCGCGGCCACCGCGCTCGCCGTGCCCTACCTGCTCGGACCCGCCGCCCGCCGGCTGGCCGCCCGGGAGAACACCGTCTGCGGCGAGGATCTGGCGCCGGCCGCGCTGGTCCGGCGCTGCTACCGGACGGGCCGGGCCCTGCGCGCGGCCCTGCGTGAGAACACCACCTACCTGGACGTCGCCGCGGAGCTGGCCGAGCTGCGCCGCTGGGCCCCGCTGCCGGACGCGCCGGTCACCGTGCTGGCGGCGGACGACGGGCGCGACGCCCCCCGGACGCACCGGGGCCTCGCCCGCCAGCGCGCCCTGGCCACGGTGCTCCGCGCCGAGTTCCGGACCACCGCGCCGGCCGGGCACCTGCTGATGTTCGACCGCCCGGACTCGGTGGCCCGCGCCGTACTGGACACCGCTTGA
- a CDS encoding DUF6755 family protein translates to MTYPPEYEPGSGQPRLNRPLPERYPQIRSTSGYADSRIRRTGPGPGAGADHEPERSAMLNARVAIAITVVIGQLWALTVATDAWMEGRTGTAWWATAFSAASFLVVLLAWRIGPRDR, encoded by the coding sequence GTGACCTACCCGCCCGAGTACGAACCGGGCAGCGGGCAGCCCCGGCTCAACCGTCCGCTGCCGGAGCGCTACCCGCAGATCCGCTCCACCAGCGGCTACGCCGACTCCCGGATCCGCCGCACCGGGCCCGGTCCGGGCGCGGGCGCCGACCACGAACCCGAGCGGTCCGCGATGCTCAACGCCCGGGTGGCGATCGCGATCACCGTCGTGATCGGCCAGCTCTGGGCGCTGACCGTGGCCACCGACGCCTGGATGGAGGGCCGCACCGGCACCGCCTGGTGGGCCACCGCCTTCTCGGCGGCCTCGTTCCTGGTCGTCCTCCTCGCCTGGCGGATCGGCCCGCGCGACCGCTGA
- a CDS encoding ubiquinol-cytochrome c reductase iron-sulfur subunit, translated as MSEPTPEEQTALVDRISADSLTTRRDYLRIVATVSGGLAVGSTLVAAGVLHRHGDGTAAPLKVADRLPEGRAVTFDYPGEDDRAMAIRLTDGTLVGYSTVCTHLACGVLWREDHAEEDGLFCPCHEGVFNARTGEVTSGPPPRPLPKVIMIEDELGAVWAIGTARSGESEQAGLCRGPVGRNPALARRAGCGSPR; from the coding sequence GTGAGCGAGCCGACACCCGAGGAGCAGACGGCCCTGGTCGACCGGATCAGCGCCGACTCCCTCACCACCCGCCGCGACTACCTGCGGATCGTCGCCACCGTCTCCGGTGGCCTCGCGGTCGGCTCGACCCTGGTCGCCGCCGGCGTGCTGCACCGCCACGGCGACGGCACGGCCGCTCCGCTGAAGGTCGCCGACCGGTTGCCCGAGGGACGGGCCGTGACCTTCGACTACCCGGGCGAGGACGACCGCGCGATGGCGATCCGGCTCACCGACGGGACGCTGGTGGGCTACTCCACCGTCTGCACCCACCTGGCCTGCGGCGTGCTCTGGCGCGAGGACCACGCCGAGGAGGACGGGCTCTTCTGTCCCTGCCACGAGGGCGTGTTCAACGCCCGCACGGGCGAGGTCACCTCCGGCCCGCCGCCCCGGCCGCTGCCCAAGGTGATCATGATCGAGGACGAACTCGGCGCGGTCTGGGCCATCGGCACCGCCCGTTCCGGTGAGAGCGAGCAGGCCGGGCTCTGCCGGGGTCCGGTCGGACGCAACCCCGCGCTCGCCCGGCGCGCCGGCTGCGGGAGTCCGCGGTGA